A window from Dehalobacter sp. DCA encodes these proteins:
- a CDS encoding energy-coupling factor ABC transporter ATP-binding protein codes for MSHHKLEARTINYVYPDGNKAVKDISFTIHHGESVGIVGANGAGKSTLLMLLMGVLFPSSGEVLVGDIHVTKRTLPLIRQRLGMVFQDPDDQLFMSTVYDDVAFGPRNYRYDEKEVESRVLQALQMVGILHLKDRPPFKLSGGEKRAAAIASVLSMQPDVLIMDEPTASLDPRSRRRVINLLNCFEHTKIITSHDLDMILDISQRVIVIKDGEIAADGEAAEILADAELLNQCGLEVPISLQRCPKCGAVFSQFCKQKFTELS; via the coding sequence ATGAGCCATCATAAGTTAGAGGCCAGAACAATTAATTATGTTTATCCAGACGGTAACAAGGCGGTTAAGGATATCTCGTTCACGATTCATCATGGGGAGTCGGTCGGCATTGTCGGTGCAAACGGCGCAGGAAAATCCACCCTGCTCATGCTACTGATGGGCGTTCTTTTTCCTAGCAGCGGAGAGGTGCTGGTAGGCGATATTCACGTTACCAAAAGAACACTGCCGTTAATCCGCCAAAGACTCGGAATGGTTTTCCAGGACCCGGATGACCAGCTTTTTATGTCGACGGTCTATGACGATGTGGCCTTTGGTCCCCGGAATTACCGTTATGATGAAAAGGAAGTAGAAAGCAGGGTTCTTCAAGCTTTGCAAATGGTCGGCATCCTACATCTGAAAGACCGGCCGCCTTTTAAACTGTCCGGCGGCGAAAAAAGGGCAGCGGCGATTGCGTCTGTTCTTTCCATGCAGCCCGATGTCCTGATCATGGACGAGCCAACTGCATCGCTTGACCCGAGATCCCGCCGCAGAGTCATCAATCTACTGAATTGTTTTGAACATACCAAAATCATTACGAGCCACGATCTCGATATGATCCTGGACATCAGCCAGAGAGTCATCGTGATCAAAGACGGCGAAATTGCTGCCGACGGAGAGGCTGCCGAGATATTGGCAGATGCTGAACTGCTTAACCAATGCGGGCTTGAGGTGCCGATTTCATTGCAAAGATGTCCGAAATGCGGTGCTGTTTTTTCACAATTTTGTAAACAAAAGTTCACAGAATTGTCATAA
- a CDS encoding pyridoxal phosphate-dependent aminotransferase, giving the protein MFSEKVINNLKNASWIRAMFEEGERLAKIYGRENVYDFSLGNPFSEPPEEVIESLKNYVTGNYKGIHKYMNNAGYPEVREKIAQSLQGDSQIGLTQDNITMTVGAAGGLNVILKALLNPGEEVIIFAPYFVEYIFYTDNHGGKPVIVPPDPRTLEPDLDALEKAISPKTKAIIINTPNNPTGIVYSKEKLEQIKEVLRKKENEYSTIIYIISDQPYDQIVYDGMIVPNILSIFENSIIVNSFSKSLGLAGERIGYIASSSRIKDADILNNALSFCNRTLGFVNAPGLFQRVIGDSLDVKTDAADYQKKRDYLYEHLTALGFECVKPQGAFYLFPKALIEDDVEFVKRAVKYNLLLVPGRGFGCSGHIRISYCVSMDTIVNSISAFEKLVQEFRSR; this is encoded by the coding sequence GTGTTTTCGGAAAAAGTAATCAATAATTTAAAGAATGCCTCCTGGATTAGAGCAATGTTTGAGGAAGGCGAAAGACTCGCCAAAATTTATGGACGCGAAAACGTCTATGACTTCAGTTTGGGTAATCCCTTTTCTGAGCCGCCAGAAGAGGTCATTGAATCTCTGAAAAATTATGTCACCGGGAATTATAAGGGAATCCATAAATACATGAACAATGCCGGCTATCCCGAAGTCAGAGAAAAAATTGCCCAGTCGCTCCAGGGTGACAGCCAGATCGGACTTACACAAGATAATATCACTATGACTGTCGGGGCTGCCGGCGGGCTGAATGTTATCCTGAAAGCACTTCTGAATCCCGGTGAAGAAGTAATTATCTTTGCACCTTATTTTGTGGAATATATTTTCTATACGGATAACCATGGTGGGAAACCGGTCATTGTGCCGCCGGACCCCCGGACACTCGAGCCGGACCTAGATGCCCTAGAAAAAGCGATTTCGCCCAAAACAAAGGCGATTATTATTAATACCCCGAACAATCCCACCGGTATTGTCTACAGCAAGGAGAAGCTGGAACAAATCAAAGAAGTCCTGCGAAAAAAAGAAAACGAATACAGTACGATCATTTATATCATCTCCGATCAGCCCTACGACCAGATTGTCTATGACGGGATGATAGTCCCAAACATCCTGTCCATTTTTGAAAACAGCATCATTGTCAATTCCTTCAGTAAATCGCTCGGCCTTGCCGGAGAAAGAATAGGATATATTGCATCGAGCAGCCGAATTAAAGACGCTGACATACTGAATAACGCTTTAAGCTTTTGCAACCGAACACTTGGGTTTGTCAATGCTCCCGGATTGTTCCAGAGAGTGATCGGTGATTCCCTTGATGTCAAAACAGATGCCGCGGATTATCAAAAGAAAAGAGATTATTTATATGAGCATTTGACTGCGCTTGGTTTCGAATGCGTCAAACCGCAGGGAGCCTTTTACCTTTTCCCGAAAGCACTGATCGAGGACGATGTTGAATTTGTCAAAAGAGCCGTTAAATATAATTTACTGCTTGTCCCAGGAAGAGGATTTGGCTGTTCCGGTCATATCAGAATCTCTTATTGCGTCAGTATGGATACCATCGTAAATTCCATTTCCGCGTTCGAAAAACTGGTGCAGGAATTCAGATCTCGATAA
- the cbiQ gene encoding cobalt ECF transporter T component CbiQ has product MADFTSSLYNMRLMDELACKDTFVHKLHPLIKILTTIAYLFVVVSYDRHEIIGLLPMIFYPVVVFFLAELPVKQVLARLLLIEPFIIAIGILNPFFDSQVITVGGLALSRGWITFASILLKSLLTITAALILICTTGMDKLAAGLRMLKVPRLFVLQLLLTYRYISVLIEEVSRSIRAYKLRAPQQKGIHPSAWGTLVGQLLLRTIDRAERVYQAMCVRGFTGEYYAGADTRITVRDGAYFGGWLLFFIFARMINIPLMIGLLISGVIS; this is encoded by the coding sequence ATGGCTGACTTTACAAGTTCATTGTACAACATGAGGCTTATGGATGAACTGGCCTGTAAGGACACGTTTGTCCATAAGCTTCATCCGCTGATTAAGATATTGACGACTATCGCCTACTTATTCGTCGTGGTCTCATATGACAGGCACGAAATTATCGGTTTGCTGCCCATGATTTTCTATCCGGTGGTAGTTTTTTTTCTTGCAGAGCTGCCGGTCAAACAGGTGCTGGCAAGATTACTCCTGATCGAACCGTTTATTATTGCAATCGGTATTTTAAACCCGTTTTTTGATTCTCAAGTCATTACAGTGGGTGGACTTGCATTGTCCAGAGGGTGGATTACTTTCGCTTCAATCCTGCTGAAAAGTCTCTTAACGATCACAGCTGCTCTAATTCTTATTTGTACGACAGGAATGGATAAACTTGCCGCCGGTTTGCGTATGCTGAAAGTTCCGCGGCTTTTTGTTTTGCAGCTGCTGCTGACATACAGGTATATTTCCGTATTAATCGAAGAAGTATCCAGAAGCATAAGGGCATATAAGCTTCGGGCCCCCCAGCAAAAAGGCATTCACCCCAGTGCTTGGGGAACGCTCGTTGGTCAGCTGCTCCTGCGGACCATTGACAGGGCGGAGAGAGTGTATCAGGCAATGTGTGTACGTGGTTTTACAGGAGAATACTATGCAGGAGCCGACACCAGGATAACTGTAAGGGACGGAGCTTATTTTGGCGGCTGGCTGTTGTTTTTTATTTTTGCTAGAATGATTAATATCCCATTGATGATCGGTCTATTAATATCAGGAGTGATAAGCTAA
- a CDS encoding S1C family serine protease: MNFNNDNHYKDYNAYHDYPYNGERPQRKKPGVMVIAVVAIVSALLGGTASLTLAPVIYPEIMSIQNQSGSSANTNSLVTTSAVANTSTDGNGNTYPVVEISKTIGPAVVGIANFQSGGNLFGRSSELAEVASGSGFIVDAQKGLIVTNNHVIEGAEKLVVSLADGRNITGKLVGGDSRTDLAVVQISADNLTAVSLGDSSKLQVGEPVVAIGNPGGEDFARSVTTGVISATNRFLELQGEASFNLIQTDAAINPGNSGGPLVDYHGKVVGINAAKNQDAGYEGMGFAIPITDAWPTIQQLIKKGYAAHPGILVSIDERYTVEWASQQGWPAGAYISAVSTGGPAYKAGIRAGDVITKVNGVEITSSLEMTHELFKSEVGKTVTITYYREGNTKDVKVTLTELKS, from the coding sequence GTGAACTTTAACAACGATAACCATTATAAAGACTATAACGCTTATCACGACTATCCGTACAATGGGGAGCGGCCGCAGAGAAAGAAACCAGGGGTTATGGTTATTGCGGTTGTCGCGATCGTCAGCGCCTTGTTGGGTGGGACAGCCTCTCTCACTTTAGCCCCGGTAATCTATCCGGAAATCATGAGTATCCAGAACCAGAGTGGCAGTTCGGCTAACACAAATTCACTCGTCACAACCTCGGCGGTCGCGAACACCAGTACAGACGGTAATGGCAACACGTATCCGGTGGTAGAAATTTCGAAAACAATAGGCCCGGCTGTCGTGGGGATCGCCAATTTTCAGAGCGGCGGTAATCTATTTGGCCGGTCAAGTGAACTTGCCGAAGTAGCCAGTGGATCGGGCTTTATTGTTGATGCGCAGAAAGGGCTTATTGTGACCAACAATCACGTTATTGAAGGGGCCGAAAAACTGGTGGTAAGTCTCGCTGACGGACGTAATATCACCGGAAAACTCGTAGGAGGAGATTCACGAACGGATCTGGCCGTCGTTCAAATATCAGCTGATAATCTCACCGCAGTCAGTCTCGGAGATTCCAGCAAGCTCCAGGTCGGTGAACCTGTGGTTGCGATTGGAAATCCAGGTGGAGAAGATTTTGCCCGCTCTGTGACGACGGGTGTGATTTCAGCGACGAACCGTTTTCTGGAGCTGCAGGGAGAAGCAAGTTTTAATCTGATTCAGACCGATGCGGCGATCAACCCCGGAAACAGCGGAGGACCGCTGGTAGATTATCATGGAAAGGTCGTTGGTATTAATGCAGCCAAGAACCAAGATGCTGGTTATGAAGGAATGGGTTTCGCGATCCCGATTACGGACGCCTGGCCGACGATCCAACAGCTGATCAAGAAAGGCTATGCTGCTCATCCAGGCATCCTGGTCTCGATCGACGAACGGTATACTGTTGAATGGGCTTCTCAGCAGGGCTGGCCTGCTGGCGCCTATATCTCAGCGGTCTCAACCGGAGGGCCTGCCTATAAAGCCGGGATTCGTGCCGGAGACGTCATTACGAAAGTCAATGGGGTTGAGATCACCAGTTCTCTTGAAATGACCCATGAATTGTTTAAATCTGAGGTCGGAAAGACGGTCACCATTACCTATTACCGTGAGGGGAACACAAAAGACGTTAAGGTTACACTGACAGAATTAAAATCCTGA